TGGTCTCAATAACATCAGTGAGAAGATGCCGAATGAGAATCAAGCAAcgattcttttaaattaattatcagAAACATATCTAGAAGTTAAAGGCATCTATTAAATATGGTCGAGATTTCATTGACCCTAAATATAGAGTTGGATGCCTTGAAGACTAGAAATCtcaaaaattaagaaagaatgCAAGGATGAAGAGTTACTCATGGCCAAAggaaaaagtaacaaaaagaGTTAGAAAGGCAAAGAGAAGAGTTCCGAGATGAAATTAAAGGGGGGAAGCTGGAAAGTGTTTCATATGTCATAAAAAAGGACACTTTAAGAAACATTGCCATTTGAATAAGAGCAAGGAAGCATCAAGTAGCAAGCATGCAACTGAGTCTAGTGCAACAAATATTACTAATGGGTATGATTCAATAGAGGTCTTGATGTTGATGGTGTCTCATGGGGATATGCAAGATGCTTGGATCATGGATTCAGGGTGCATGTATCACATGACTcctaatcaaaattttatttattgactTTCAGAAAAATGATGGGAGAAATGTCTTACTGGGTGATAACGGTACTTGTGATGTCAAGAGAATTGGATCAATTCAAATTGCAACACATGATGAGATGATAAAAAAGCTTACAAATGTGAGGTTTGTTCCCGAACTcaaatgtaatataatatctCTTGATGAATTAGGTAGATCAGATTATGCTTATAAATCTTGCTGCTATGACATcagagcaaaaaaaaaaaaaaacaaaaacaaaaaaaaacaaaaaaaaacaaatggttgATCATGTTGTGACAGATGTTAGAATTGATTATGAAGTACGACTATTAGTTGGCTTAGATGTGTCTAGTGATCGGTTACCACTAGCTTCACAGATAGAGGCTACACAATAGTCTGAATCTTATGGTGTATAGTCTCAATAGGAGATGACTTTGATTGATGAGAGATTTTTCAGAGAAGAAAGCTCAAGTAACAATGACCTGCATAAATATTAGCATACTCGTGACATGGTTCAGAGGGTGAAACATGCTCCTATGAGGTACGATTATGTTGATTTAGTTGCTTATGCTTTTACTTGTGAAACTGATAGTATTGAAGCAAAGCCTTTTACTTTTGAGGAGAAAATTGTATCTGATTCGAAGAAACAACAGAAGGATTCTATGGAAGCAGAGTTGTTCTCTTTGCAAAAGAATCAAACATGGTCATTGATTTCAAAGCCTTCTATTCAGGAACTCAATCAACAAAGTGGACTTACAAAATCAAACTAGGTAAATGAGATAACAATAAATGGTGGCCAAGGGCTACATTCAGAAGTTTTTCTGTATTGTGAAAGTTAAATCTGGATGATAGAGTGGGACCTAGGCATAATTACAAATTCTGACCTCAAACAATAAATCCATTTTAAAAACCTCTAAAATATTTGTCATCTTCTACCTTCTCCAAAATCACTAATTCTGCCATagtttctaatatatattaatcaaattaatcaaatgtCTTACAATAGATGAGTATTGTGGAGTGTACTTGTTTGTGTGAATTGAACCAAAAGAAAGGATCGAACCAACCAAAGTGATGGACTTTTGAAACATTTGGTTTGGTCTGGTTTGGTCCTCGGCTTAACTCTTGACATTCGTGCCAAATCCGAACCCGGTCCAATTTCAGACCGCCACTAAAACTCCGCCGGTTAACAATATAAAACATGTTCGGTTTGGTTCATTGGTTCATCCGAACGGAACCGTGCACAGTTCTTGAGAAGAATCCTTCGTTTCCCCCATTGTTTTCACGATCTGAGAGGTGAATTTCGTTCCTCACTTCAAACAATTCCAATTTTGAGTCTCTTATTGGATGAGCACCTTCCGTACTTGAATCTTCTATATTTTTCCcgttctttttctctttcatttcgTCTCTGTGGAGATCAACAATGTGAGTTCCAATTTTCCGATCGTTAGGCTAAGACAAGCTGTTGATTCTCCGTCTTTTGTTTAATggtttttcagaatttgatgttgtaatttatttagtatatCAATATGTtcatgttttttctctttttatttttttattttccattttgtatgATTCTTTACGTAATCCTTTTTCTCCATGACTAAATTTATGATGCCGTATAGTTTGAAGGGAACTGAGTCACCTTTGGacttctattttgatttttgctGTAGAATTTTCACTTTCCGGTATTAGTCCTAGTCTTCTGGGTTGGAAGATATAAGGCTAAATAACcgtatttcaatttcaatttggtaCTTAATTGAGGCGACAGTTCTcacaaatatttcttttatattcattCAAGTAGTTCGTGGTTTCTTAACTGATCAACATGGTTTCAGCTTCCTTGAGAAGGGAATGGCGAAGTTCAGGGATAGAACTGAAGATTTCAAAGATGTTGTGCGGCACTGTGCTATTTCGTTAGGGTATAATGAGGTTTGTATGCTTTCTTTAAAGTATATAGTTTAATGCTTGTTGATGTGAAATTTGGATCATGTATTTCTGGTGAAAAATTTTAGCTTGTTTAGCATGAGATGCGTGGATTACAATTGCTTTATATGTGTCCTAGTTCATTGAAGATGTCTTATCAGCATCAACCTCGAGTGTAGTTCGTGTGCTGCCACAACAAGAAACTCTTGTTATCAATTACTAATGTTTTAGTGTTTCTCTTGAGACGTCCTGATGTTAAGTACATTGATTCTTCAGTCCAAGTTGGCAGCTATTATGGCATCTTTCATTATTCAGAAACCTCGGCAAAGGTCACCTTTCATCAAAGCTGCCCTGAAAACGGTAGAACTATCAATATTGAAGTGTTTTggtattcctttttttttctcttgagAACTTAGTTGTATCTtaaacttatttctttttaaggtTTGTTTAATGAGTTGCGACTTCCCAATGTGTGAAAAAGATTTTCTCAGACACTAGTGAAacagaaaacataaatttacaTGCAGCCATCTTGTTTGACTTTTTTACTTGTCTCGAATCAGCTTGAAAGCATTGGTGCTCTTGAAGAGTTCATGTTGAAACATCAGAAGGACTATGTGGACATGTATCGCACAACAGATCAAGAGAGAGACAATATTGAACATGAGGTGAGCTATCCATCTACTTGGGAGATCTCTAAGTACGATATAAAAATACCACTCATCCAGTCTATATGGAAATAATAAGATTGCTAAAACTTGTGTCtagaaagaataatttttaatcatGGACACACTTTGTTCTATGGATTAGCTTAGTTATAATTCATTTGGTACGATTTTTATGAAGGTAGAAGTGGTCGACGATTTTTTCCTTCCCATTTTTTCTTCCCACATatacattttcctttattggttagtctaataaaataattttcattcttggCACATTGTGATGTCAATAGCTTAATATGaactttattgaattttgttttgaatacttTATTGTCTGTTTGTATTTCCATAAAGTAATGTGAATATGTAAATATGTTACTTACAACTGTACTATAAGCAGGTAGCTGCCTTCATCAAAGCATGCCAAGAACAACTTGATATCCTAAAAAACAGCATTAACGAGGATGATGCACACTCCAAAGGATGGCTTGGTCCTAGGACTGATGATTCTAATGCTGATACCATTGCGCACAAACATGGGGTGGTGAGTGTCGTCTTTCTGTTCTTATTTGCTAGTTTATTTCACTTGTGCTACCTTGCACATTTTTCCAAACTACTTACCCTACTTGAGGAAGAACCGAGTCACTGAATTTTTTTGCCCTGTTgacaattcaaattaatttgaaattgtttacCCCATTACGTTCTCTACTCTCTCATTCTTCTACCCGCTTAGACTctatgaattaaatatttagcATTGGCATTCTCcatatttcttataaattcCGAAGTCCTGGGCTCCTTCAGGGCTGTCACTATTGGTTGGATTGTCTTTCTTAAAAAGAGGTTGTTAGTCTTCATCTTTCCCAAATGTAGATAGTAGGGACATCCTTTTAGTGAAAGATTTTGCATACGTTGTTTTAGCggtattatttttcttaccttttgaagttttctttgtttgatttcaGGTTCTAATTTTGAGTGAGAAACTCCATTCGGTAACATCACAATTTGATAAGCTAAGAGCCATTCGGTTTCAAGATATCATAAGCAAAGCAGTACCAAGAAGAAAACTAAACCAAGTAAATAAACCACGTTCCGCCAATACCCCTGAGTATAATAACACAGAGCTGAGGGAACCTGATAATTTTGAGCATCAACCTGTCCGAGCCCAACAACTGTTAGATGATGAAACTCGTGCACTTCAGGTAATCAAAATATGGAGGCGAAACAGATTTTGATGAGAGTTCTATAacttatttacttatttatttgaaaaaaagatattttattaatggaATGAAATAATCCAAAGTGGTCCAAAAGGGGCCAGCATGGGATTGCAAAAGATGTCTCCAAGTTGCAGCAAAGGGAATTTAAACTATATCGATTAAAGGGATGTGAAAATTTTTGGAAAAGTTGTTGGATCATTTGTTTGTCGAATCCAGCTTTCTTCTTGATGTGTAAAAGTTGTGAACTTGGTTGTTTTCTTCCCAATTTGTAGGTTGA
This DNA window, taken from Cucumis sativus cultivar 9930 chromosome 6, Cucumber_9930_V3, whole genome shotgun sequence, encodes the following:
- the LOC101207161 gene encoding syntaxin-81 isoform X1; its protein translation is MFGLVHWFIRTEPCTVLEKNPSFPPLFSRSESFLEKGMAKFRDRTEDFKDVVRHCAISLGYNESKLAAIMASFIIQKPRQRSPFIKAALKTLESIGALEEFMLKHQKDYVDMYRTTDQERDNIEHEVAAFIKACQEQLDILKNSINEDDAHSKGWLGPRTDDSNADTIAHKHGVVLILSEKLHSVTSQFDKLRAIRFQDIISKAVPRRKLNQVNKPRSANTPEYNNTELREPDNFEHQPVRAQQLLDDETRALQVELTSLLDAVQETETKMVEMSALNHLMSTHVLQQAQQIEHLYEQAVEATKNVELGNKELTQAIQRNSSSRTFLLLFLFVLTFSILFLDWYS
- the LOC101207161 gene encoding syntaxin-81 isoform X2 gives rise to the protein MAKFRDRTEDFKDVVRHCAISLGYNESKLAAIMASFIIQKPRQRSPFIKAALKTLESIGALEEFMLKHQKDYVDMYRTTDQERDNIEHEVAAFIKACQEQLDILKNSINEDDAHSKGWLGPRTDDSNADTIAHKHGVVLILSEKLHSVTSQFDKLRAIRFQDIISKAVPRRKLNQVNKPRSANTPEYNNTELREPDNFEHQPVRAQQLLDDETRALQVELTSLLDAVQETETKMVEMSALNHLMSTHVLQQAQQIEHLYEQAVEATKNVELGNKELTQAIQRNSSSRTFLLLFLFVLTFSILFLDWYS
- the LOC101207161 gene encoding syntaxin-81 isoform X3 → MLSTLILQSKLAAIMASFIIQKPRQRSPFIKAALKTLESIGALEEFMLKHQKDYVDMYRTTDQERDNIEHEVAAFIKACQEQLDILKNSINEDDAHSKGWLGPRTDDSNADTIAHKHGVVLILSEKLHSVTSQFDKLRAIRFQDIISKAVPRRKLNQVNKPRSANTPEYNNTELREPDNFEHQPVRAQQLLDDETRALQVELTSLLDAVQETETKMVEMSALNHLMSTHVLQQAQQIEHLYEQAVEATKNVELGNKELTQAIQRNSSSRTFLLLFLFVLTFSILFLDWYS